A stretch of Myxococcus hansupus DNA encodes these proteins:
- a CDS encoding alpha-2-macroglobulin family protein, giving the protein MGSQSVVTQRPPWAKRSGWLLAALLVGTTLAGCKKEEASSETPATQPPPPVTQTPAAAPDSGTTAAAQAPKPVPPETLTPVIRAVSTGDTLPDRVVIEFPRNVRPADHVVTQDTSVTFAPSVQGTLTWTSESTLTFTPADSGFAFDTKYTVTAAAVGLNSGVVKPPVEGAWSHAFSTPPFQFVRLVPRQLDIVKGRVEVEALFSGPVDIAAVRSRGAFRVGNQAVGDVKWRTVVPSRNVVAAQLTSGLLKQGRTVDFSLQAGLPAASQAKVVAPAARSAFEVRPGKRIDITRVSVEQGSNGYYLEVSCRDVDGAAPPSPRETDGYDEYYWDSRNRGCSLDEGVAADAIHLSPAVKVSVAPSRRGFRIFGDFKRGSYTLRIDAGTASVGGGMLLATFEEAVAVPARSPQLSFATTGRYLPRSAWRNLPLQHLNLDSAELTVRNVPPENLVFWMSDDYRERADERTSNVVAKRTLALKAPADTLSTTYVDVANLVPGNIRGLVEITAKQGRYEAASRILLTNLSLVAKRGGPAPGSSGVGEVWVWALGIENTEPLSGVEVTLVKKSGEAVARCTTVAADGCVLKVPAPGVDASEPFALIARDGEELTYLKYSELKTEIANSDVQGEPYRSEKAYRASLWSDRGVYRPGDTAHIAAVLRGQDDKAPAAGMPVELRVVDPRERELKKVSLKTNAAGLVSLDLPFDSFQDTGRYGVTLKVADRDVASYHLSVEEFVPERMKVEARTEKRGYLQGEEIPVGVEAAYLFGGSAEGSPVEVSCRLVPSSFKPKDNAQYTYGLWRPDGSEPRGVTLGQVKGTLDAKGQALLRCPAQGAMGALKGAAELSALASVFESGSGRSTVNSVQVPVHPETYYVGLQASTGKVKAGKPFTVKGVVVDWDGKLVTASGKAPASVDVEYLRLEEEYGYFYDENEGYERYQRHLRPLREGRSSVAVKDGRFSLDVTPGADAAGYIVRVRSGGAQTDLELEGEGRYYWWGEGSRVDQTPRPLKPTALNLLLPAKGRVGQAITVKVKAPYKGRMLFTAETDRVLASHWVAVEPGEATWTFTPSAFAPNVYISTFLVKDPHLESAEAFMPDRAFGVGSVTLEPVEYTQSVTMNVPKEVRSNDTLTVELELGAQEGPTFATVAVVDEGILSLTRFQSPDPQKQLFVKRELGVETYETLGWTLLVPPGGASRSTGGDGEGSAAGRVQPVKPVALWSGLLPVPANGKLRVPFKLPQYRGAVRVMAVTAGPQRIGRASAQVVVRDPLVLQTTLPRFLTQNDEIQVPVFVTNLSGKAQDVKVTLTAESLPVPGLVMPAVATSPLQLLGKSEGQARVEDTKSHTFVFQARAVQAVGAARLKVTVEGGGYTSHESLDVPLSPAGPRERRVQQIELAEGTTDVSQYLKGWVPTTERSTLWVTANPYARSLQHLSYLVRYPYGCVEQTTSSTRPLLYVSELVNDVDPTLTKGASVSDMVLAGINRVLSMQTSSGGFGYWPGATEPVDWGSAYATHMLLDAQKLKYPVPQDRLNDALTWMSNEVNRMEKRDSQTENAEAYMHYVLSVAGKGRKARIQKMVDALAESAKKAPLSGEKLEQDYMLKAALWLSGDRRYEKELRNPDLSPVTDVRRNDWSFYSDRRRRGFMLSTFEDLFGKDAAGEPLARMVAESLQAHRSDWYTTQELVWGITGLGKRIQGAATTFAAPVLMADGKAVTPVQDKGTRTSDRTWALARASERQGLQLEVKSKDEGKLYLILSSEGVRSDGKPRVGGEGLALSRTWRKADGTALAVGPAPVALADLVYVELAIQNTTAERVQNIALVDRLPAGWEIENARLGRGGSVDWAAPESLWSADYVNIRDDRMEVFGSLGPRETKKVIYAVRAVTAGAFTLPSAEAEAMYDPRLWAREAGQSVQVSGPWKDNLL; this is encoded by the coding sequence CGCCGGCGGACAGCGGCTTCGCGTTCGACACGAAGTACACCGTCACGGCGGCGGCGGTGGGGCTGAACTCGGGCGTGGTGAAGCCCCCCGTGGAGGGGGCGTGGTCCCACGCCTTCAGCACGCCGCCGTTCCAGTTCGTCCGCCTGGTGCCGCGCCAGCTCGACATCGTGAAGGGTCGCGTGGAGGTGGAGGCCCTCTTCTCCGGCCCGGTGGACATCGCCGCCGTGCGCTCGCGAGGCGCGTTCCGGGTGGGCAACCAGGCCGTGGGGGACGTGAAGTGGCGCACCGTCGTCCCGTCGCGGAACGTCGTGGCCGCGCAGTTGACCAGCGGCCTGCTCAAGCAGGGCCGCACCGTGGACTTCAGCCTCCAGGCGGGCCTGCCCGCCGCGTCGCAGGCGAAGGTGGTGGCCCCCGCGGCACGGAGCGCGTTCGAGGTTCGCCCCGGCAAGCGCATCGACATCACCCGCGTCTCGGTGGAACAGGGCAGCAACGGCTACTACCTCGAGGTGAGCTGCCGCGACGTGGACGGCGCCGCGCCGCCCTCGCCTCGCGAGACGGACGGATATGACGAGTACTACTGGGACAGCCGCAACCGCGGCTGCTCGTTGGACGAGGGCGTGGCCGCCGACGCCATCCACCTGTCGCCCGCGGTCAAGGTCTCCGTGGCGCCGAGCCGCCGCGGCTTCCGCATCTTCGGTGACTTCAAGCGCGGCTCGTACACGCTGCGCATCGACGCCGGCACGGCCTCGGTGGGCGGCGGCATGCTGCTGGCCACCTTCGAGGAGGCGGTCGCCGTCCCCGCGCGCTCGCCCCAGCTCTCCTTCGCGACGACGGGCCGCTACTTGCCGCGCAGCGCGTGGCGCAACCTGCCGCTGCAGCACCTCAACCTGGACTCGGCGGAGCTCACCGTCCGCAACGTGCCGCCGGAGAACCTCGTCTTCTGGATGAGCGACGACTACCGGGAGCGCGCGGATGAGCGCACCTCCAACGTCGTCGCCAAGCGGACGCTGGCCCTCAAGGCGCCGGCGGACACGCTCTCCACCACCTACGTGGACGTGGCCAACCTGGTGCCCGGCAACATCCGGGGCCTGGTGGAAATCACGGCCAAGCAGGGCCGCTATGAGGCGGCCAGCCGCATCCTGCTCACCAACCTGAGCCTCGTGGCCAAGCGCGGCGGACCGGCCCCCGGCTCCAGTGGCGTGGGAGAGGTCTGGGTGTGGGCGCTGGGCATCGAGAACACCGAGCCGCTGTCCGGTGTCGAAGTCACCCTGGTGAAGAAGAGCGGTGAGGCGGTGGCCCGCTGCACCACGGTGGCGGCGGATGGCTGCGTGCTCAAGGTGCCCGCGCCGGGCGTCGATGCCAGCGAGCCCTTCGCGCTCATCGCCCGGGATGGCGAGGAGCTGACGTATCTCAAGTACAGCGAGCTGAAGACGGAGATCGCCAACTCGGACGTGCAGGGCGAGCCGTACCGCTCCGAGAAGGCCTACCGCGCCTCCCTCTGGTCCGACCGGGGCGTGTACCGGCCTGGTGACACCGCGCACATCGCCGCGGTGCTGCGCGGCCAGGACGACAAGGCGCCTGCCGCGGGGATGCCGGTGGAGCTGCGCGTGGTGGACCCGCGCGAGCGCGAGCTGAAGAAGGTGTCGCTGAAGACGAACGCCGCGGGCCTGGTGTCGCTGGACCTGCCCTTCGACTCCTTCCAGGACACGGGCCGCTACGGCGTGACGCTGAAGGTCGCCGACCGCGACGTGGCCTCGTACCACCTCAGCGTGGAGGAGTTCGTCCCCGAGCGCATGAAGGTGGAGGCGCGCACGGAGAAGCGCGGCTACCTGCAGGGCGAGGAGATTCCGGTGGGCGTGGAGGCGGCGTACCTCTTCGGTGGCTCGGCGGAGGGCAGCCCGGTGGAGGTGTCGTGCCGGCTGGTGCCGTCCTCGTTCAAGCCCAAGGACAACGCGCAGTACACCTATGGCCTCTGGCGCCCGGATGGCAGCGAGCCGCGCGGCGTGACGCTGGGGCAGGTGAAGGGCACGCTGGACGCCAAGGGCCAGGCGCTGCTGCGCTGCCCGGCCCAGGGGGCCATGGGCGCCCTGAAGGGGGCCGCCGAGCTGAGCGCGCTGGCCAGCGTCTTCGAGTCCGGCAGCGGCCGCTCCACCGTGAACAGCGTGCAGGTGCCGGTGCACCCGGAGACCTATTACGTGGGCCTCCAGGCCAGCACGGGCAAGGTGAAGGCCGGCAAGCCCTTCACGGTGAAGGGCGTGGTGGTGGACTGGGACGGCAAGCTGGTGACGGCGTCCGGCAAGGCGCCCGCGTCCGTGGACGTGGAGTACCTGCGCCTGGAGGAGGAGTACGGCTACTTCTATGACGAGAACGAGGGCTACGAGCGCTACCAGCGCCACCTGCGTCCGCTGCGGGAGGGCCGCTCCTCGGTGGCGGTGAAGGACGGCCGCTTCTCGCTGGACGTGACGCCGGGCGCGGACGCCGCGGGCTACATCGTGCGCGTGCGCTCCGGCGGCGCGCAGACGGACCTGGAGCTGGAGGGGGAGGGCCGCTACTACTGGTGGGGCGAGGGCTCGCGCGTGGACCAGACGCCGCGCCCGCTCAAGCCCACGGCGCTGAACCTGCTGCTGCCGGCGAAGGGCCGCGTGGGGCAGGCCATCACCGTGAAGGTGAAGGCGCCCTACAAGGGCCGCATGCTCTTCACGGCGGAGACGGACCGCGTGCTCGCGTCCCACTGGGTGGCGGTGGAGCCCGGCGAGGCGACGTGGACCTTCACGCCGTCCGCCTTCGCGCCCAACGTCTACATCAGCACGTTCCTGGTGAAGGACCCGCACCTGGAGTCCGCCGAGGCCTTCATGCCGGACCGCGCCTTCGGCGTGGGCAGCGTGACGCTGGAGCCGGTGGAGTACACGCAGTCGGTGACGATGAACGTCCCCAAGGAGGTGCGCTCCAACGACACCCTCACGGTGGAGCTGGAGCTGGGCGCTCAGGAGGGCCCCACCTTCGCCACGGTGGCGGTGGTGGACGAGGGCATCCTCTCCCTCACGCGCTTCCAGAGCCCCGACCCGCAGAAGCAGCTCTTCGTCAAGCGGGAGCTGGGCGTGGAGACCTACGAGACGCTGGGCTGGACGCTGCTGGTGCCCCCGGGTGGCGCGTCACGCTCCACGGGTGGTGACGGCGAGGGCAGCGCCGCCGGGCGGGTGCAGCCCGTCAAGCCGGTGGCGCTGTGGAGCGGCCTGCTGCCGGTGCCCGCGAACGGCAAGCTGCGCGTGCCCTTCAAGCTGCCGCAGTACCGCGGCGCGGTGCGGGTGATGGCGGTGACGGCCGGCCCGCAGCGCATTGGCCGCGCCAGCGCGCAGGTGGTGGTGAGAGACCCGCTGGTCCTCCAGACGACGCTGCCGCGCTTCCTCACGCAGAACGACGAAATCCAGGTGCCCGTCTTCGTCACCAACCTGTCCGGCAAGGCGCAGGACGTGAAGGTGACGCTCACCGCCGAGTCCCTGCCGGTGCCGGGGCTGGTGATGCCCGCGGTGGCCACCTCGCCGCTCCAACTCCTGGGCAAGAGCGAGGGCCAGGCGCGGGTGGAGGACACGAAGTCCCACACCTTCGTCTTCCAGGCCCGCGCGGTGCAGGCGGTGGGCGCGGCGCGGTTGAAGGTGACGGTGGAGGGCGGCGGCTACACCTCGCACGAGTCGCTGGACGTGCCGCTGTCACCCGCGGGCCCGCGGGAGCGGCGGGTGCAGCAAATCGAGCTCGCGGAGGGGACGACGGACGTGTCGCAGTACCTCAAGGGCTGGGTGCCGACAACGGAGCGCTCCACGCTGTGGGTGACGGCCAACCCGTACGCGCGCTCGCTCCAGCACCTCTCGTACCTGGTGCGCTACCCCTACGGCTGCGTGGAGCAGACCACGTCCTCCACCCGGCCGCTGCTGTACGTGTCCGAGCTGGTGAATGACGTGGACCCCACGCTGACGAAGGGCGCCTCCGTCAGCGACATGGTGCTGGCGGGCATCAACCGCGTGTTGTCCATGCAGACGTCGTCCGGCGGCTTCGGCTACTGGCCCGGCGCCACCGAGCCGGTGGACTGGGGCTCGGCCTACGCCACGCACATGCTGCTGGACGCGCAGAAGCTGAAGTACCCCGTGCCGCAGGACCGGCTGAACGACGCGCTGACGTGGATGTCCAACGAGGTGAACCGGATGGAGAAGCGCGACAGCCAGACGGAGAACGCCGAGGCCTACATGCACTACGTCCTGTCGGTGGCGGGCAAGGGCCGCAAGGCGCGCATCCAGAAGATGGTGGACGCGTTGGCGGAGTCCGCGAAGAAGGCGCCGCTGTCCGGCGAGAAGCTGGAGCAGGACTACATGCTCAAGGCCGCGCTGTGGCTGTCGGGTGACCGCCGCTACGAGAAGGAGCTGCGCAACCCGGACCTGTCCCCCGTCACCGACGTGCGGCGCAATGACTGGTCCTTCTATTCGGACCGCCGCCGCCGGGGCTTCATGCTGAGCACCTTCGAGGACCTGTTCGGCAAGGACGCCGCGGGCGAGCCGCTGGCGCGCATGGTGGCCGAGTCGCTCCAGGCGCACCGCAGCGACTGGTACACCACGCAGGAGCTGGTGTGGGGCATCACCGGCCTGGGCAAGCGCATCCAGGGCGCGGCCACCACCTTCGCCGCGCCGGTGCTGATGGCGGACGGCAAGGCGGTGACGCCGGTGCAGGACAAGGGGACGCGGACCTCCGACCGGACCTGGGCCCTGGCCCGGGCCAGCGAGCGGCAGGGGCTCCAGTTGGAGGTGAAGTCCAAGGACGAAGGGAAGCTGTACCTCATCCTCAGCAGCGAGGGCGTGCGCTCGGACGGCAAGCCGCGCGTGGGCGGCGAGGGCCTGGCGCTCTCGCGCACCTGGCGCAAGGCGGACGGCACGGCGCTGGCCGTGGGCCCGGCCCCGGTGGCGCTGGCGGACCTGGTCTACGTGGAGCTGGCGATTCAGAACACCACGGCCGAACGCGTGCAGAACATCGCGCTGGTGGACCGGCTGCCGGCGGGCTGGGAAATCGAGAACGCGCGGCTGGGCCGGGGCGGCTCGGTGGACTGGGCGGCGCCGGAGTCGCTGTGGTCCGCCGACTACGTGAACATCCGGGATGACCGCATGGAGGTCTTCGGCAGCCTGGGGCCTCGCGAGACGAAGAAGGTCATCTACGCGGTGCGCGCGGTGACGGCGGGTGCCTTCACCCTGCCGTCGGCGGAGGCGGAGGCCATGTATGACCCGCGGCTGTGGGCGCGGGAGGCAGGCCAGTCGGTCCAAGTGTCCGGGCCGTGGAAGGACAACCTGCTGTAG